Proteins encoded in a region of the Anguilla anguilla isolate fAngAng1 chromosome 10, fAngAng1.pri, whole genome shotgun sequence genome:
- the LOC118237400 gene encoding prolactin-releasing peptide receptor-like produces the protein MEDGGSGWPVGPVPQCGVGGKGNGSGRVFEVALQNGSSNRSSQFAGVELLQSYKPLIIPCYAMVVLVAIFGNYLLLYVICHTRKMHNVTNFFIGNLAFSDMLMCATCVPFTLAYAFNPRGWVFGRFMCYLVFLIQPVTVYVSVFTLTAIAVDRYYATVHPLKKRISVSACTYVLSGIWLLSCGLVAPAVAHTYHVEFQEEGFTICEEFWMGQEKERLAYAYSTLFITYVMPLSALCISYLCISVKLRNCVAPGHCTQSQAEAQRARKRKTFRLVTLVVAAFGICWLPIHVFNVLRDIDIDLINKHYFLLIQLLCHLCAMSSSCCNPFLYAWLHDRFRAELRKMFTCHRRIGIHTNNCATASVVL, from the exons ATGGAAGACGGCGGCAGTGGGTGGCCTGTGGGACCTGTGCCCCAGTGCGGCGTGGGCGGCAAGGGGAACGGCAGTGGCCGGGTCTTTGAGGTAGCGCTGCAGAACGGCTCCTCCAACCGCAGCTCCCAGTTCGCCGGCGTGGAGCTCCTCCAGTCCTACAAGCCCCTCATCATCCCCTGCTACGCCATGGTGGTGCTGGTGGCCATCTTCGGCAACTACCTGCTGCTCTACGTCATCTGCCACACCCGCAAGATGCACAACGTCACCAACTTCTTCATCGGGAACCTGGCCTTCTCCGACATGCTGATGTGCGCCACCTGCGTGCCCTTCACCCTGGCCTACGCCTTCAACCCCCGCGGCTGGGTCTTCGGCCGCTTCATGTGCTACCTGGTGTTCCTCATCCAGCCGGTCACCGTGTACGTCTCCGTGTTCACGCTGACCGCCATCGCCGTCGACAG GTACTACGCCACAGTGCACCCTCTGAAGAAGCGCATCTCCGTGTCAGCCTGCACGTACGTGCTCTCCGGCATCTGGCTGCTGTCCTGCGGGCTGGTGGCCCCCGCGGTGGCGCACACGTACCACGTGGAGTTTCAGGAGGAGGGCTTCACCATCTGCGAGGAGTTCTGGATGGGCCAGGAGAAGGAGCGCCTGGCCTACGCCTACAGCACCCTGTTCATAACCTACGTCATGCCCCTCTCCGCCCTCTGCATCTCCTACCTCTGCATCTCCGTCAAGCTGCGCAACTGCGTGGCGCCGGGCCACTGCACCCAGAGCCAGGCGGAGGCCCAGCGGGCCCGCAAGCGCAAGACCTTCCGGCTGGTGACGCTGGTGGTGGCCGCCTTCGGGATCTGCTGGCTGCCCATCCACGTGTTCAACGTGCTGCGCGACATCGACATCGACCTGATCAACAAGCACTACTTCCTGCTCATCCAGCTGCTCTGCCACCTGTGCGCCATGAGCTCGTCCTGCTGCAACCCCTTCCTGTACGCCTGGCTCCACGACCGCTTCCGCGCCGAGCTGCGCAAGATGTTCACCTGCCACCGCCGCATCGGCATTCACACCAACAACTGCGCCACCGCCAGCGTGGTGCTGTGA